The following are from one region of the Hyla sarda isolate aHylSar1 chromosome 6, aHylSar1.hap1, whole genome shotgun sequence genome:
- the SNTN gene encoding sentan — MPKSNAIPISKQLTSIKALGKGTELEKAIATAVLVYNSYADNDGKISKAEVKDLLLTQFKNFTQGQETKPKYKELVKDLEEDSKGQMDFEDVMILLLSVTLMSDLFIEIRQTKHTK; from the exons ATGCCAAAAAG CAATGCAATTCCAATCTCCAAGCAACTTACCTCTATTAAAG CTCTGGGGAAAGGCACTGAACTAGAGAAAGCCATTGCCACCGCCGTCCTTGTGTATAATTCATATGCAGACAATGATGGGAAAATTAGCAAGGCTGAAGTGAAAGATTTGTTGCTTACACAGTTCAAGAACTTTACACAG ggtcaagAAACAAAACCAAAGTACAAAGAGCTTGTGAAAGATTTAGAAGAAGATAGCAAAGGACAAATGGATTTTGAAGATGTCATGATTCTACTGCTCAGTGTGACTCTCATGTCTGACCTTTTTATTGAAATCCGACAAACAAAACATACCAAATAA